One window of the Pedobacter ginsengisoli genome contains the following:
- a CDS encoding SusD/RagB family nutrient-binding outer membrane lipoprotein — MKKKIIAIFTLVSLMAASSCTKNFEELNVDPNRIDKVTPGSLITPTIYGMSTYFTVRSYDFTWQLMQVGIPNPSVALGIHRYDVQEGAGNGTWNNCYKYLRNVREMEAASVTYNQPAYKAVAITLRAYITGILTDSFGDIPFSEALQAEDKITQPKFDTQEEIYTSLIKQLEEANTIYSGTEVMSGNDLLYNNVKANWRKFNNSLLMRMILRLSKKAEFKSYEKLAAIIADPVKYPVFTSNTEAAIVKVNGVAPYDYAWGRRQDYVNFTAMGSFFVDMLNDLEDPRRALFMTKASRIVNDKSESIGYKGFTAGHSGDITQFDFNPSTPNGDLMYPSAVGTFINEIIMSYAEVEFIKAEVALKTGDLAAAKVAYEKGVTAAVTQWPNGVMPANYFVNQKAAFNGTFEQIMNQKYLALFFCDYQQWFEYRRTGFPVLPKTEFMLHNGEMPTRFMYHNDVRRFNPANYKIAADRIGGDNVMTKVWWEK; from the coding sequence ATGAAAAAAAAGATAATCGCCATTTTTACCTTAGTTAGTCTGATGGCAGCCTCTTCATGTACTAAAAACTTTGAAGAACTAAATGTTGATCCTAACCGAATAGATAAAGTAACGCCGGGAAGTTTAATTACTCCAACCATTTATGGAATGAGTACTTATTTTACAGTTAGGAGTTATGATTTTACCTGGCAACTGATGCAGGTAGGAATCCCGAATCCAAGCGTTGCTCTTGGAATACACCGTTATGACGTTCAGGAAGGTGCCGGAAACGGAACCTGGAACAATTGTTACAAATATTTACGGAATGTTAGAGAGATGGAGGCTGCATCAGTAACATATAATCAGCCGGCTTATAAAGCTGTGGCCATTACCTTGCGTGCTTACATTACAGGGATTTTGACCGATAGTTTTGGTGATATTCCGTTTTCGGAAGCATTGCAGGCAGAAGATAAGATCACACAACCTAAGTTTGACACTCAGGAAGAAATTTATACTTCTTTAATAAAACAATTAGAGGAGGCAAATACCATTTATAGTGGAACTGAGGTGATGTCAGGAAATGATCTCTTGTATAATAACGTAAAAGCCAACTGGCGTAAGTTTAATAACTCACTTTTGATGCGCATGATCTTGCGTCTTTCAAAAAAAGCTGAGTTTAAGAGTTATGAGAAATTGGCGGCAATAATTGCTGATCCTGTTAAATACCCCGTATTTACTAGCAATACTGAGGCAGCAATTGTAAAAGTTAACGGTGTAGCACCTTATGATTATGCATGGGGCCGCCGTCAGGACTATGTTAACTTTACCGCTATGGGCTCATTCTTTGTTGATATGTTGAATGACCTGGAAGATCCAAGAAGAGCTTTATTTATGACAAAGGCTTCAAGAATTGTAAACGATAAATCAGAAAGTATAGGATATAAGGGATTTACTGCAGGTCACTCTGGTGATATTACTCAATTTGATTTTAATCCAAGTACTCCAAATGGCGATTTGATGTATCCAAGTGCTGTAGGGACATTTATTAATGAAATTATAATGAGTTATGCTGAGGTAGAATTTATTAAAGCTGAGGTTGCATTGAAAACCGGTGATTTGGCTGCGGCAAAAGTTGCGTATGAAAAGGGAGTTACGGCCGCAGTAACCCAATGGCCAAATGGTGTAATGCCTGCAAATTATTTTGTAAACCAAAAGGCTGCTTTTAATGGGACATTTGAGCAGATTATGAACCAAAAATATCTAGCCTTATTCTTTTGTGATTATCAGCAATGGTTTGAATATCGCAGAACCGGCTTCCCTGTTTTGCCTAAAACGGAATTTATGCTTCATAATGGAGAAATGCCAACCCGTTTTATGTACCATAATGATGTACGCAGATTTAATCCTGCTAATTATAAAATCGCAGCTGATCGTATTGGAGGCGATAATGTGATGACCAAAGTATGGTGGGAAAAGTAA
- a CDS encoding calcineurin-like phosphoesterase C-terminal domain-containing protein yields the protein MNRRSFIQSFGLFTGAAFISLQTKGYGNLKRGDTIKGKVIANRKGVAGVAISDGFSVVITNSKGEYIINPHQNAIQIFMSTPSGYEFKTTHNIAEQYEMLGSRNQYDFELIRLKKNDDKHNFIVWADPQVKNKKDVQQMMETAVPDVKKEIATMGSDALVHGICVGDIVWDNHALFPDYNAAVAQMGIPFFQALGNHDMDYRQGGDDTSDKTFKEVYGPTYYSFNRGKAHYVVLDDVRYLGSERLYDGYITENQLEWLAKDLQYVDKGKLIIICLHIPVHNAVKNNEALYATLEGFENVHIMSGHTHYNTNVIKNGVYEHNHGTVCGAWWTGPICEDGTPRGYGVYEVDGTKMKWYYKSTGLDRTKQLNIYVDKLSDQQRLVANVWNWDPEWKVEYAIDDKPMGALEQLKGYDPLAVELYKGDDLPIGRTFAEPRKTEHLFIAHFNASIKKVEVNVTDRFGNKYTAVAES from the coding sequence ATGAATAGAAGATCATTTATACAAAGTTTTGGCTTATTTACAGGGGCCGCATTTATTAGTTTACAAACCAAAGGTTATGGTAACCTGAAGAGAGGTGATACCATTAAAGGTAAGGTAATAGCAAACAGAAAAGGTGTGGCAGGGGTAGCTATTTCTGACGGATTCTCTGTAGTAATTACAAATTCAAAAGGCGAGTATATAATAAATCCACATCAAAATGCTATTCAAATATTTATGTCGACACCTTCAGGCTATGAATTTAAAACAACTCATAATATAGCAGAACAGTATGAAATGCTTGGAAGTAGGAATCAATATGATTTTGAGCTGATACGTTTAAAAAAGAATGATGACAAGCATAATTTTATTGTATGGGCTGACCCGCAGGTAAAGAACAAAAAGGATGTTCAGCAAATGATGGAGACAGCTGTTCCTGATGTTAAGAAGGAGATTGCAACTATGGGGTCTGATGCTTTGGTTCATGGTATTTGTGTGGGTGATATAGTTTGGGATAATCATGCGCTTTTTCCGGACTATAATGCCGCAGTAGCTCAGATGGGGATTCCATTTTTCCAGGCATTAGGGAATCATGATATGGACTACAGGCAAGGTGGAGATGATACTTCTGACAAGACCTTTAAAGAAGTATATGGGCCAACATATTATTCTTTTAATCGCGGAAAGGCGCATTATGTGGTTCTTGATGATGTAAGATATCTGGGTAGTGAAAGACTATATGATGGCTATATAACTGAAAACCAGTTGGAGTGGTTGGCGAAGGATTTGCAGTATGTTGATAAGGGTAAACTGATCATAATTTGTCTTCATATACCTGTTCATAATGCAGTTAAAAATAATGAAGCACTTTATGCCACTTTGGAAGGGTTTGAGAATGTACACATTATGTCGGGGCATACCCATTATAATACTAACGTAATCAAAAATGGAGTTTACGAGCATAATCACGGAACAGTGTGCGGTGCCTGGTGGACAGGGCCAATATGTGAGGATGGAACGCCAAGGGGCTACGGTGTTTATGAGGTAGATGGAACAAAAATGAAATGGTATTACAAATCTACAGGATTGGATAGGACAAAACAGTTGAACATTTACGTAGATAAGCTAAGTGACCAACAAAGGCTTGTGGCAAATGTTTGGAATTGGGATCCGGAATGGAAAGTAGAATATGCCATTGATGATAAGCCTATGGGGGCACTTGAACAATTAAAGGGGTATGACCCATTGGCTGTTGAATTATACAAAGGCGATGACCTGCCAATAGGAAGAACTTTTGCTGAGCCTAGAAAAACGGAACATTTGTTTATTGCTCATTTTAATGCCTCAATAAAAAAAGTTGAAGTGAATGTGACGGATCGTTTTGGAAATAAGTATACAGCTGTTGCTGAATCATAA
- a CDS encoding glycerophosphodiester phosphodiesterase family protein produces MKKLIILGVGILLCLYACKTSKNNAFNYNSGFPLFSTEAHRGGRGLMPENTIIAMRNAIDIGVTTLEMDTHITKDGRVVVTHDDYLSPGFMLTPDGKDIPVGDSKRYAVYQMNYDVLKTFDLGSKINTGFPDQKKVKSYIPLLADLIDSVQQYSKGKKQMFYNIETKCSVAGDNILNPEPEKFVELLMGVIESKGITPYVVIQSFDKRTLQILNKKYPKVKTSFLVDNKKDVEQNLTDLGFNPFIISPAFKMVDEAMVKKSHEKHIKVIPWTVNTKVDINRLKKMGVDGIISDYPNLFADSFPIKSSTGQSMAWDSTYRPAKYKELIEKFNADKKSEKDFVFLGNSITAGGNWAKLLDLPNAKNRGISGDITFGVLERLNGVISGKPAKVFILIGINDISRNIPDSIILRNYKTIISRIRKGSKRTRIYFYTLLPVNSEFNKFKNHYAKDEHILWLNEQIRNFKDKQLTIIDLYPQFIDGANHLRADLTKDGLHLNDAGYKIWCDFLKNEGYVK; encoded by the coding sequence ATGAAGAAACTGATAATTTTAGGAGTTGGGATTTTATTATGCCTATACGCTTGTAAAACAAGTAAAAATAATGCTTTCAATTATAATTCAGGGTTTCCGTTGTTTAGTACTGAAGCGCATAGAGGGGGGAGAGGATTAATGCCGGAGAATACAATTATTGCTATGCGTAATGCAATAGATATTGGAGTAACTACTTTGGAAATGGACACCCATATCACTAAAGATGGTAGAGTTGTGGTTACACATGATGATTATTTAAGCCCGGGGTTTATGTTAACTCCTGATGGCAAAGATATCCCAGTTGGAGATTCAAAAAGATATGCGGTTTATCAAATGAATTACGACGTATTAAAAACGTTTGATTTGGGGTCAAAAATTAACACAGGGTTTCCTGATCAAAAGAAGGTTAAATCCTACATCCCACTTTTGGCCGATTTAATAGATTCTGTTCAGCAATATTCAAAAGGTAAAAAACAGATGTTCTATAATATTGAAACTAAATGCAGCGTGGCAGGTGATAATATTTTGAATCCTGAACCAGAAAAATTCGTAGAGCTATTAATGGGTGTAATAGAAAGTAAAGGTATAACCCCTTATGTAGTTATTCAATCTTTTGACAAAAGAACACTACAAATCCTCAATAAGAAGTACCCAAAAGTAAAGACATCTTTTCTGGTAGATAATAAGAAAGATGTTGAACAGAATTTAACAGACCTTGGTTTTAATCCTTTTATAATAAGTCCGGCTTTTAAAATGGTTGATGAAGCCATGGTGAAAAAGAGCCACGAAAAGCATATCAAGGTAATCCCTTGGACAGTAAATACAAAGGTGGATATCAATAGACTAAAAAAGATGGGGGTTGATGGAATTATTTCTGACTATCCGAATTTGTTTGCAGACTCCTTTCCTATCAAGTCATCTACTGGACAGAGTATGGCCTGGGATAGTACCTACAGACCTGCTAAATATAAGGAGTTGATAGAAAAGTTTAATGCGGATAAGAAATCTGAGAAGGACTTCGTGTTTTTGGGCAATAGTATAACGGCTGGAGGTAACTGGGCTAAGTTGCTTGATTTGCCGAATGCAAAAAATAGAGGTATCTCTGGTGATATTACATTTGGTGTTTTAGAGCGGTTAAATGGAGTAATATCAGGGAAGCCTGCTAAAGTATTTATTTTGATAGGGATTAATGATATTTCGAGAAATATTCCTGATAGTATTATTCTTAGAAATTATAAAACGATAATCAGCAGAATTCGTAAAGGATCAAAAAGAACCAGGATTTACTTTTATACTCTTTTGCCGGTAAATAGTGAGTTTAATAAGTTTAAAAATCATTATGCCAAGGATGAGCATATTTTATGGCTAAATGAACAGATAAGGAATTTTAAAGACAAACAGCTTACAATAATTGATCTATATCCGCAGTTTATTGATGGAGCAAATCACCTCAGGGCAGATTTAACCAAAGATGGCCTGCACCTGAATGATGCAGGATATAAGATATGGTGCGATTTTCTTAAAAATGAGGGTTATGTGAAATAG
- a CDS encoding acetyl-CoA carboxylase carboxyltransferase subunit alpha: MEQIKTSFDFEKPLAELVQQIEKVKQVADKTKVDMSATLAELEEKLEQTQKTLYTHLTGWQKVQMSRHPERPQTLDYISMICDDFIEMHGDRTVGDDKAIIGGFATIDGQTVMVIGHQKGKNTKERQYRNFGMANPEGYRKALRLMRLAEKFNKPVISFIDTMGAYPGLEAEERGQGEAIARNLLEMSVLKVPILCFVVGEGASGGALGIGIGDKVYMLEHTWYSVISPESCSSILWRSWDYKEKAAECLKLTSDDMFKNKLIDGIIKEPLGGAHQNPEEMAGTIKKQILDDLKVLTKEKTEKMIAARIDKFCEMGVVVEG, translated from the coding sequence ATGGAACAGATAAAAACATCATTTGATTTTGAAAAACCTTTAGCTGAGCTTGTTCAGCAAATAGAGAAGGTTAAACAGGTTGCTGATAAGACAAAAGTAGACATGTCTGCCACCTTAGCAGAGCTTGAAGAAAAATTGGAGCAAACACAGAAAACTCTTTACACCCACTTAACTGGCTGGCAAAAAGTTCAAATGTCTCGTCATCCTGAAAGACCTCAGACTTTAGATTACATTAGCATGATTTGCGATGACTTTATTGAGATGCATGGCGATAGAACGGTAGGGGATGATAAAGCTATTATTGGAGGTTTTGCTACTATTGATGGCCAAACAGTAATGGTTATTGGGCATCAGAAAGGAAAGAATACTAAAGAACGTCAATACCGTAATTTCGGTATGGCTAATCCTGAAGGATATAGAAAAGCCCTTCGTTTAATGAGGCTGGCTGAAAAATTTAATAAACCTGTAATTTCTTTTATAGATACTATGGGAGCATATCCAGGACTGGAAGCTGAAGAGCGTGGTCAGGGGGAAGCGATTGCCAGAAACTTATTGGAAATGTCTGTATTAAAGGTGCCGATTCTTTGCTTTGTAGTTGGTGAAGGTGCTTCTGGTGGTGCCTTGGGTATTGGTATTGGAGATAAGGTATACATGTTGGAGCATACTTGGTATTCAGTAATTTCACCTGAGTCTTGTTCTTCAATTCTATGGAGAAGCTGGGACTATAAAGAAAAAGCAGCTGAATGTTTAAAGCTGACTTCTGACGACATGTTCAAAAACAAACTCATTGACGGTATTATAAAAGAACCTCTTGGTGGTGCTCATCAAAATCCTGAAGAAATGGCAGGGACAATTAAAAAACAAATCCTGGATGATTTGAAAGTACTTACTAAGGAAAAAACAGAGAAAATGATTGCTGCCAGAATTGATAAATTCTGTGAAATGGGAGTTGTTGTAGAGGGATAA
- a CDS encoding DUF2723 domain-containing protein, whose translation MNYSKINNITGWFCFAIATLTYILTLEPSVSFWDCGEFIASALKMQVVHQPGAPLFLMIQRFFSLLALGDATKVAYFMNVGSAVASGATILFLFWTITALAKKILVKDKEEISKANLISIMGAGIVGALAYTFSDSFWFSAVESEVYALSSLFTAIVFWAILKWEAHADEPRADRWLLFIAYIMGLSIGIHLLNLLTIPAIAFVYYFKKTKKATTAGIVKTGLVGILILAFIQYGIIQYLVSFGAYFDLFFVNTLGLGFGSGVIFFAILLIGGLVWGIRYSIKHQKKILNLALLSTVLIIFGYGSFAMIIIRAKADPNLNNSDPDNAFSFLGYLNREQYGDRPLLFGPNYNSQKVDIKQGKTLYRKGADKYEVAGRKTDYEYDKTTLFPRMYSDDPRHVGYYKDMMGFDDSHFPNLIDNIGFFFGYQTGQMYMRYFMWNFVGRQNDDQGQGSLYEGQWLSGIKPIDAARLGDQSHLPPTIVDNSAYNRFFFLPLILGLLGAIWHFQRNQKDAGIVALLFFFTGIAIVLYLNQKPMEPRERDYAYAGSFYAFAIWIGLGALALKEWLFKKVSPATGAVLATVAGLFAAPVIMAAQGWDDHDRSSKLVAHDIAVDYLESCAPNAILFTYGDNDTYPLWYIQEVENVRPDIRLVNLSLFDTDWYINGMKRKQNESEPLPISMKESQYVQGNRDVMYYQDYKIAGSIELSKIFEVLTSDNDEDKLALNDGSKENFIPTKNFKLTVNRADVIKNGVVSAADSAKIVPAIEWKFNKNYVTKGTLAMFDILVHNNWKRPIYFASTVPSEQYNGLDNYLYNEGLAIRLMPLKLDSAAGKSDLVNTPVLYNNLMNKFKWGNVKNASYLDTQSADDISIFTSMFNNAITGLVKEGKIEDAKKVANRYFEVMPDKFYGMRSMMGAYFMAENLYTLNDNKRANTLIEKSADYIQKELTYLADVSKSKNKFIGGQNVQLGMSFLNQMAKITESHKETKLSQSLTKQFNELEGRFSQYFAQQ comes from the coding sequence ATGAATTATTCAAAAATCAATAACATTACCGGTTGGTTTTGTTTTGCCATTGCTACCTTAACCTACATTTTAACGCTAGAGCCCTCAGTTAGCTTTTGGGATTGCGGTGAATTCATAGCCTCAGCTCTAAAAATGCAGGTGGTACATCAACCTGGAGCGCCTTTATTTTTAATGATCCAACGCTTTTTCTCTTTATTAGCTTTGGGTGATGCTACTAAAGTAGCATATTTCATGAATGTTGGATCAGCAGTTGCAAGTGGTGCTACTATTTTATTTTTGTTCTGGACAATTACTGCTCTTGCAAAAAAGATTCTAGTAAAAGATAAAGAAGAAATATCTAAAGCTAACCTAATCTCTATCATGGGAGCTGGTATTGTAGGGGCTCTTGCTTATACTTTCTCTGATAGCTTCTGGTTTTCGGCAGTTGAATCTGAGGTATATGCTTTATCTTCGTTATTTACTGCTATAGTTTTTTGGGCCATATTAAAATGGGAAGCTCATGCTGATGAGCCTCGTGCTGATAGATGGTTATTATTTATAGCTTACATTATGGGGCTTTCAATAGGTATACACTTATTAAACTTATTAACCATACCTGCTATTGCTTTCGTTTACTATTTTAAGAAAACTAAAAAGGCAACAACCGCAGGCATTGTAAAGACCGGACTAGTTGGTATTCTAATTTTAGCCTTTATCCAGTACGGAATTATCCAATATCTGGTTTCATTTGGGGCTTATTTTGATTTGTTCTTCGTGAACACACTAGGTCTTGGATTTGGATCTGGGGTTATTTTCTTTGCAATACTATTAATAGGAGGCCTTGTGTGGGGCATAAGATATTCTATAAAGCATCAAAAGAAAATTCTAAACCTGGCACTATTATCTACGGTATTAATAATATTTGGATACGGATCATTCGCGATGATCATTATTCGTGCAAAAGCTGACCCTAACCTTAACAATAGTGACCCTGATAATGCCTTCTCGTTTTTAGGGTACCTTAACAGGGAGCAATACGGTGATAGGCCATTGCTTTTTGGACCTAACTACAACTCACAAAAGGTTGATATTAAACAAGGCAAGACCCTTTACAGGAAAGGTGCGGACAAGTACGAAGTAGCAGGAAGAAAAACTGATTATGAATACGATAAAACTACTCTTTTCCCAAGAATGTATAGTGATGATCCACGACATGTAGGTTATTATAAAGATATGATGGGCTTTGATGATTCCCATTTTCCTAACCTTATTGATAATATTGGATTCTTTTTTGGCTATCAGACAGGCCAGATGTACATGAGATACTTTATGTGGAACTTTGTGGGGCGTCAAAATGACGATCAGGGACAGGGAAGTTTATACGAAGGTCAATGGCTAAGCGGAATTAAACCTATTGACGCCGCTCGCTTAGGCGATCAAAGTCATTTACCTCCAACTATTGTTGATAATAGTGCATACAATAGATTCTTCTTTTTACCACTCATACTAGGTTTATTAGGTGCTATATGGCATTTCCAACGTAATCAAAAAGATGCAGGTATAGTAGCGTTACTTTTTTTCTTTACTGGTATCGCAATTGTATTATATCTTAATCAAAAACCTATGGAGCCAAGAGAGCGGGACTATGCCTATGCCGGGTCTTTTTATGCTTTTGCAATATGGATTGGACTGGGGGCATTGGCTTTAAAGGAATGGCTATTCAAGAAGGTTTCCCCAGCTACCGGAGCAGTTCTGGCAACGGTTGCCGGATTATTTGCGGCTCCCGTAATCATGGCTGCACAAGGCTGGGATGATCATGATCGTTCTTCAAAGCTTGTAGCTCACGATATAGCAGTTGATTATTTAGAATCTTGCGCACCAAATGCAATTCTATTTACCTATGGAGATAATGACACCTATCCGCTTTGGTATATACAAGAAGTTGAAAACGTAAGACCAGATATTCGTTTGGTTAACCTTAGTTTATTTGATACCGATTGGTATATAAATGGCATGAAGCGTAAGCAAAATGAATCTGAGCCATTGCCGATAAGCATGAAAGAATCTCAATACGTTCAAGGCAATAGAGATGTAATGTACTATCAGGATTATAAAATTGCGGGTTCAATTGAACTAAGTAAGATTTTTGAGGTATTAACTTCGGATAATGATGAAGATAAACTTGCTTTAAATGATGGTTCAAAAGAGAATTTTATTCCAACTAAAAACTTCAAACTTACAGTTAACCGCGCTGATGTTATCAAAAACGGAGTAGTTAGTGCTGCAGATTCTGCCAAAATTGTTCCTGCTATTGAGTGGAAATTTAATAAGAATTATGTTACTAAAGGTACTTTAGCAATGTTTGACATCCTTGTGCACAACAACTGGAAAAGACCAATTTATTTTGCAAGCACGGTTCCTTCTGAGCAATACAATGGCTTAGACAATTATTTATATAATGAAGGACTGGCAATACGTTTAATGCCTTTAAAATTAGATAGTGCTGCCGGAAAAAGTGACCTGGTAAACACTCCTGTTCTATACAATAACCTGATGAATAAATTCAAATGGGGTAATGTAAAGAATGCCAGCTACCTTGACACACAATCTGCGGATGACATCTCTATTTTTACAAGCATGTTTAACAATGCAATTACAGGCCTTGTTAAAGAAGGAAAAATTGAAGATGCTAAAAAAGTTGCAAACCGTTATTTTGAGGTAATGCCTGATAAGTTCTATGGCATGCGTTCTATGATGGGAGCCTATTTTATGGCTGAAAACCTGTACACATTAAATGACAACAAAAGAGCTAATACTCTAATTGAAAAATCTGCAGATTACATACAAAAAGAACTCACTTATCTTGCTGATGTATCTAAGAGTAAAAACAAATTTATTGGTGGGCAGAATGTACAACTAGGCATGTCGTTCTTAAATCAAATGGCTAAAATAACTGAGTCTCATAAGGAAACGAAATTAAGTCAGAGTTTGACCAAACAGTTCAATGAGTTAGAAGGACGGTTTTCGCAGTATTTTGCACAGCAATAA
- a CDS encoding ribose-phosphate pyrophosphokinase: MPLQFNPVKLFAGSGTKDLAHKIAESYGKPLGSVTLSKFSDGEFQPSYDETVRGCDVFLIQSTYQPSDNLMELLLMIDAAKRASAHYITAVVPYYGLARQDRKDKPRVAIGAKLVANLLKSAGIHRIMTMDLHAAQIQGFFDIPVDHLDGSVIFVPYIKSLGLENLTIASPDMGGSYRARTFAKFFNAEVVICDKRRKRANEIESMSIIGDVVGLDVVLIDDICDTAGTLAKAAALIMEKGAKSVRAVCTHPVLSGKAYETVENSMLTELIVTDTIPLKQVSPKIRVLSTAPLFAKAIANVNEHGSISDLFNV, encoded by the coding sequence ATGCCATTGCAATTTAACCCCGTTAAGCTTTTTGCCGGATCCGGCACTAAAGATTTAGCACATAAAATTGCCGAAAGTTACGGCAAGCCTCTTGGGAGTGTAACCTTAAGTAAGTTTAGCGATGGTGAGTTTCAGCCTTCATACGATGAAACAGTAAGAGGATGTGACGTATTTCTAATCCAGTCCACCTATCAGCCTTCCGATAATTTAATGGAATTGTTATTAATGATTGATGCTGCAAAAAGAGCATCAGCACATTATATAACTGCGGTAGTACCTTACTATGGATTAGCAAGGCAAGATAGAAAAGATAAACCAAGGGTTGCAATAGGTGCTAAATTAGTAGCAAATCTTTTAAAATCGGCGGGTATCCATAGAATCATGACCATGGACTTACATGCAGCTCAGATTCAGGGATTTTTTGATATTCCGGTTGATCACCTTGATGGTTCTGTTATTTTTGTTCCTTACATAAAAAGTTTAGGACTTGAAAATTTAACCATAGCCTCACCAGATATGGGTGGTTCTTACCGTGCACGTACCTTTGCTAAGTTCTTTAACGCTGAGGTAGTGATTTGCGATAAGCGCCGTAAACGTGCTAATGAAATAGAATCAATGTCTATAATTGGAGACGTAGTAGGCTTAGATGTTGTACTTATAGATGATATTTGCGATACTGCAGGTACATTAGCTAAAGCTGCAGCTTTAATTATGGAAAAGGGCGCAAAAAGTGTAAGAGCAGTTTGTACACATCCTGTATTATCTGGTAAAGCATATGAAACTGTTGAAAATTCAATGTTAACAGAATTGATCGTAACAGATACAATTCCTTTAAAGCAGGTTAGCCCAAAAATAAGGGTACTTTCAACAGCTCCGTTATTTGCAAAGGCAATTGCCAATGTAAATGAGCATGGATCAATCAGTGATCTTTTTAACGTTTAG
- a CDS encoding 50S ribosomal protein L25/general stress protein Ctc, whose protein sequence is MKTIAISGSPRENVGKRDAKELRYEGKVPAVLYGGKEQAHFAVVTTELKDAIYTPEANFVEITLGGKKIKAIIKELQFHPLTDLLLHVDFLQLFDEKEILMEIPVKLTGTSPGVKMGGKLVQKLRKLRVKALPKNMPQTVEVSIAKLEVGNLFRVRDLQKGEYVITNTPEDTIVSVGMSRALKQAEQEANKK, encoded by the coding sequence ATGAAAACAATCGCAATTAGCGGTTCTCCAAGAGAGAACGTAGGGAAACGCGATGCTAAAGAGCTTCGCTATGAAGGTAAAGTTCCTGCAGTATTGTATGGTGGTAAAGAACAAGCACATTTTGCTGTAGTAACAACTGAATTAAAAGATGCTATTTATACGCCAGAAGCTAACTTTGTTGAGATTACCTTAGGTGGTAAAAAAATCAAAGCTATTATCAAAGAATTACAATTTCACCCATTAACTGATTTATTACTACACGTAGATTTTCTTCAGTTATTTGATGAAAAAGAAATCCTTATGGAAATCCCTGTTAAATTAACCGGAACTTCTCCAGGTGTTAAAATGGGTGGTAAACTAGTTCAAAAATTACGTAAACTTCGCGTTAAAGCATTGCCTAAAAACATGCCACAAACTGTTGAAGTAAGTATTGCGAAATTAGAGGTTGGTAACCTATTCCGTGTTCGTGACCTTCAAAAAGGTGAATACGTTATTACTAACACTCCTGAAGATACTATCGTTTCTGTAGGTATGTCAAGAGCATTAAAGCAAGCAGAACAAGAAGCTAATAAGAAATAA
- the pth gene encoding aminoacyl-tRNA hydrolase — MKYLIVGLGNIGPEYAYTRHNIGFNIADELVKQLGGSFSNLRLAYYSEVSFKGKKLHVIKPTTFMNLSGKAVNYWMQELRIPLENVLVIVDDLALPLGKLRLKMQGSSAGHNGLRSIEGLCGGQGYPRLRFGIGDDFPKGRQADYVLSNFDKDEQPELPALIDTSVELIKSFVTIGPAKTMTAFNK; from the coding sequence ATGAAGTACTTAATAGTCGGTCTGGGTAATATAGGGCCTGAATATGCTTACACCAGGCATAATATAGGATTTAACATAGCAGATGAGCTGGTGAAACAACTAGGTGGTTCTTTTTCAAATTTGCGTCTTGCTTATTATTCCGAGGTTTCATTTAAAGGAAAAAAGCTACACGTAATAAAACCCACCACTTTTATGAATTTAAGTGGTAAGGCCGTAAATTATTGGATGCAGGAGCTACGTATTCCCTTAGAAAACGTTTTGGTTATCGTTGATGATCTTGCACTACCACTTGGTAAACTACGGTTAAAAATGCAGGGTAGCAGTGCCGGACACAACGGGTTAAGAAGCATTGAAGGCTTGTGTGGAGGTCAGGGTTATCCTCGTCTGCGTTTTGGAATTGGTGATGATTTTCCCAAAGGCAGACAAGCCGATTATGTTCTTTCGAACTTTGATAAAGACGAACAACCTGAATTACCAGCACTGATAGATACCAGCGTAGAATTAATTAAAAGCTTTGTAACTATTGGTCCTGCAAAAACTATGACTGCTTTTAATAAGTAA